In Mus caroli chromosome 16, CAROLI_EIJ_v1.1, whole genome shotgun sequence, the sequence CAGTGAGCGCTATTAGATTAGATTGACAGTGAGCNNNNNNNNNNNNNNNNNNNNNNNNNNNNNNNNNNNNNNNNNNNNNNNNNNNNNNNNNNNNNNNNNNNNNNNNNNNNNNNNNNNNNNNNNNNNNNNNNNNNNNNNNNNNNNNNNNNNNNNNNNNNNNNNNNNNNNNNNNNNNNNNNNNNNNNNNNNNNNNNNNNNNNNNNNNNNNNNNNNNNNNNNNNNNNNNNNNNNNNNNNNNNNNNNNNNNNNNNNNNNNNNNNNNNNNNNNNNNNNNNNNNNNNNNNNNNNNNNNNNNNNNNNNNNNNNNNNNNNNNNNNNNNNNNNNNNNNNNNNNNNNNNNNNNNNNNNNNNNNNNNNNNNNNNNNNNNNNNNNNNNNNNNNNNNNNNNNNNNNNNNNNNNNNNNNNNNNNNNNNNNNNNNNNNNNNNNNNNNNNNNNNNNNNNNNNNNNNNNNNNNNNNNNNNNNNNNNNNNNNNNNNNNNNNNNNNNNNNNNNNNNNNNNNNNNNNNNNNNNNNNNNNNNNNNNNNNNNNNNNNNNNNNNNNNNNNNNNNNNNNNNNNNNNNNNNNNNNNNNNNNNNNNNNNNNNNNNNNNNNNNNNNNNNNNNNNNNNNNNNNNNNNNNNNNNNNNNNNNNNNNNNNNNNNNNNNNNNNNNNNNNNNNNNNNNNNNNNNNNNNNNNNNNNNNNNNNNNNNNNNNNNNNNNNNNNNNNNNNNNNNNNNNNNNNNNNNNNNNNNNNNNNNNNNNNNNNNNNNNNNNNNNNCTATTAGATTAGATTGACAGTGAGCGCTATTAGATTAGATTGACAGTGAGTGGTATTAGATCTATTGTCAGACAAGACAGGACAGAGAAGTTTTTCATGGCTACCTATGCAGAAAATCAGGTTGGCTTTAGAGGAAAGGaattcttctggtttctgtggtccATACTGGAGTAGAAGAATTCTAGGTTCCATGTCTTACctcagaggagagagtgagaaacACGAGGTAGGAGGTCTGAGAGATTTACCCCTAGACCTTCACTTTGGGTGGGGATCATTTATTACCCCCCAAATACTACCAAATAATTACTGTCAGTAGTTTTATTGGAGTGAATTATTAGTACCTGTGGGCTCCTCCATTTTTCCTTGCCTTATTTCTAGATTATTTTATGATAATGAAAAAacaggtttggggttttttgttttgtttgtgaggaAATAGATACGAACTTTAAAGCCTCAAGGCTAAGCAAGGTGCTGTATTTAAGTCGTCGGTATTTCCTGAGTCCTCACCTCACACCTGTTGCTCCATGCCGGCAGAGAAGTAGGGGCACCCCCCACTCTGCATCCGTGTTGAAATATAAACTGTCACTTCTTAGGAATGTGGGATAACAGTGCTTATTATGTTttataagatgaaacaaactATCCAAGTTAGcaatcctgggctggagagagagttcagtggttaagagcactgaccgctcttccagaggtcctgagttcaattcccagcaaccacatggtggctcacagccctcttctggagtgtctgaagacagctactgtgtgtgtgtgtgtgtgtgtatgtatttctttaaaaaaaaaaagttagcaaaCCCACTACTAAAAAGTAATCCCAGGAAATAAGAGTGCAGCAAGCACAGAAACAAGGCTCTGCTGAGGGATGGCTTAAGGTTGTGTAGATCTACATTGAGTTAGAGGCCTGTACACCTCTCAGGTGTACACTTAGTCATGTGTCGTGTCCCCGCCCATGTCTAATAAAGTATTGTAAACCCTAGTCTACATATCCATGAACTTTGGCTCTTCCTTGAATCACCTTGCCTAGTCTTCAGGGCCAGAAAGACTCAAAGAGGACCATTTTCAGTAGTCATTTCTCTCCATCTACCATACAggtcctgggtattgaactcaagtTTTGAGGCTTGGCTGCAAACACCTGTACCTGCTGAACCATTTTACCAGCCCTCATAGAATTCCTCACAGACCACCTAAGTATTTACAGGTCACTAAGGGCTCTAAGGTCTCAGCTCACACTGAGGAACAGGCTGCCGTGTGCTATCCCTCCAGGAACTATTCTGTGGAGACGATTTCATTGGAGGGTTCCACCCTTTCACACATCTTTTACATAAAAAATTCCCACATGGGCAGGTAGCTTCTTTGAGATTGTAAGTGATAGGCCAGGTAGCCTGGGTCCCTCTGACTCACCTGAGTGTGCTCTCTCCCTCAGGTACCCAGACTCATGGTATCGTGATATCACATCTAACAAGAAGTTCTTCTCCCTTGCTGCAACCTACAGAGGTGCCATTGTGGGAATGATAGTAGCTGAAATAAAGAATAGGACCAAAATCCATAAAGAGGTATGTCTGTGCTCCAAAAGCTTGGCCTTTGTGATGGCTGAAAGGGATGTTGCAATGGGGTCGCATTGCCAGCTCTGGCCTCTGTTCTCAGCAGCTTGTGACCAGAGGAGTCAGGGTAGCAAGTCAAATAAATATGTCTGTATGTGGGGGTATATACTTACAAAAACCAAAGAGGATCCCCCTGGAGCTAGAATCGTAAGTGGTTGTAAGATGCCACTATTAAACTCATGTTGTCTGCAAGagaatgctcttaactgctgaactctTTCTCCAGCCTGTATTATTGTTCATGGAATAATATAATGAATAAGACCACTAGTGGACCTAATAAAGATGAGCATTTTGAAGTAAGAACAAGCAGAAATGACATGTTGGGAATCTGCCCCATTGCTGTGTGACATGCAGATGCCTGTGGTTTGTGCTTTTGGCACTGTTACAAGAGCCCCAATAATGCTGTAATCTGTTGAGGAATATGCTAGGTTTTAGTTAGGGATTagtgaaaatgtattttctttttactcaatTTTGTGGACTACTTAAAGACTTACCTACCTCAGAACCCTCAAGGATTTGAGCAACTACTAAGTGCAGACTGGAAGACTTTAAGTGCAGCTAAAAAGCTCTTTGTGGTTGATTACAGTGGGGTGTCTCCTGTTAATTTTGGTCGTAGCAATGGAACAGAATTTAGTTTACCACATTCAGGAACGGAACTCCTACCAACTAGCAAATGGTTTTGTTTGGCTtaaggttatttttgtttctttttctttttccccttcctccatctttctctttgtttgttcctttctaGACAGGGATTCATTAGTTAGCCtgaaactcagatccacctgcctctccctctcaagtgctggaatccAAGATGTATGTCCTAAACCCAGCCTGCTGAGGTTGTTTCTTTAGAAGTGAAGGAAGGGAGTTTGGAGCAGCGCcctggtggtagagtgcttgtctaatgTAAAGGAGGCCCTGAGTCCCATTcccagagggagaggaagaaacatATCTATCTTCCTAAGATCCCAGACCACTGTGTGCACAAACTTTATATCTTAGCACATTGTTTTGGGGGGGGTAACAGATATTTTAGTtctgatttggggggggggttgttttttctTATCTAGCCCAGCCTCTTCCTGAGCCACTACCTCACAGAGTTCATTgctaaggcagagagagagagcatccctTGGATATTCCTTGTATTGATTCTGTTTTACCTGCCCATACCTTGTTTCTTCATGATCCCTCCCTGGGACTTTTTCCTAGTGATTGTCTTTTTCCACCATGCATACTGTCTGAGGGCCTCATGATTATGTTCTCTTTCCATAGACTTGGGGGCCCTTCCCTGTCTATCTTTTTGGCTACCATCAGCAGCCAGGGCTTCTGTTAACTAGAGAAGTAAATTTATCCCCTCCCCACATTTGCTTTGTCCAGGTTCACTGTAGTATTGAGTTCTAGGCAGGGAGCAAGGAGCAAGTCCTGGCCCAGCCCATGCCTAACATATAGGAGCTACTTGataaatgagaaacagaaaagccaagTTGCCCAGTGTCCTTTCTTAGAAGGAAAGCCTCACACATGCTACAGCTCTCTTATTCTTAAGAGGTGGGACTATCATGAGAAACTCATGGTCAGAGTCGGGACTTTCTCATGAGGCATTTTTGTCCATAACCAGATAGATTGGTGGAGCAGCATGCTATAGTATATCTCAGTGTGATGCTCTGCTCAGCATGTAGCAGAGCAGGGGAGAGCTGCCATCTAAATTGCTCTCTGTGCTCACCGGGACAGCatggtttcctttataaaccTTTAAAGCTTTGCACCTGGTCTGGCAGGATGGTTCAGCAGTACAAACCAGACAggctgagtttaattcctagcacccacgtggaggaggaagagaaccaacttccGTGGACGTCTTCTGAGCAATGATGCGCATGTGCCCTCTCCCCTGACTCACACAGCTTTCCACTAATCCGTCTCACAGCATGGTGGCTGTTACTGCTTGTTGACAGACTAGATGTGACCACTTTGGAcagtcattttttttgtttgtttgtttttttgtttctctcttagGGTGCTAGGATCAGACCGATGGCCTTATGTATGCCAGACATGTGCTCTACTGTTAAGCTACATCCCTGCTCCCAGCCATTGGCTTTTAGCCTATTGTAATGACTGGTTCTGCCATAAAGTCCCAGTCCACCATCTCTGAGATGTTCCTCATAGGTGCCCGCACTGTAGCAGCCTTCTGCCAACAGGGCCTGAACTTAATCGTTTGTGTGTGGTGGGGCTCTCCTTGCCTCTTTGTTATTCCCCTGCCCACCTTGTGGCTTCCCATCTCAGGATATGCAGAGTGGGCTTGTAGATATGCAGATGGAGTCTGTCTTGAGCCTGTGCACCCGAGTTGCCCTTATTTTCTCTTAACTTTCTCTTTAGGATGGAGATATTCTAGCCTCCAGCTTCTCTGTGGATACACAAGTTGCATACATCCTCAGTCTGGGAGTGGTGAAAGAGTTCAGGAAACACGGCATAGGTAAGAAGCAGAGAGTTCATGGTTTAAACCACCCCTCCCCTAGCCAGTTAACACCCTTGTAATCCAAGCCAGTCACTTCTTCTGAGGTCTTCATCTTAGAGGACCCTTAGTCTCTTCTTCCTTATCCCTATTTAGGGACAGATCCTGTCCTCCTGTCCTCCCAGTGTGTCTCCCTAGGACAATCTCAGGGAAGAATAGACCTCCCTTACCTCTCCTGTTGCCAGACATAGTCATGTGTATTGGCAAGATGTTCTCAGTTCAGAATAAGAAACATAAATGAAGTCATGGCACTCTGCAGCATTTATCAGACCCTTTGTTATCAAATTCCTATCTACTCTATAGAGCACACAGCAGGGAGTAGCAGTCCTCTTTTTTACCCAGGCCTGCCTTTCCCACACTCTCTGGGTTCTGGTTTACACTTTTTGCTGTTTGAAAGGTTGGCAAATGTCCACTGTGGACCCAGAGCTCCTCCAGGATACATCTGTGGCCCACAGTGGCATGCACTTCATAGACTCTGTGTAGCTAGGATCTTTTAGGGGCTTTAATAGTGGAAGGTAACCAGAGGTTGGTTACAGATCTGGGAGTGTAGCCCTCTAGACCTGCAGAAGCCATGGTTGCTTTTATGTTCTCTTAACTGCCCTGCTGTGGGAAACCTTCATCTCCTTTCCCCAGGTTCCCTTTTACTAGAAAGTTTAAAGGATCATATTTCAACTACCGCCCAGGACCACTGCAAAGCCATCTACCTGCACGTTCTCACCACCAACAATACAGCAATAAACTTCTATGAAAACAGAGACTTTAGGCAGCATCACTACCTGCCCTACTACTACTCCATTCGAGGGGTCCTCAAAGATGGCTTCACCTATGTCCTCTACATCAATGGCGGCCACCCTCCCTGGACCATTTTATATCCTTTACTGCTGGAAGGGATCAGGAGAAGGCTTTATGATTTCCTGGCTAGAGGGCTAGAGAAACTGTGGCCACCTTCAGGTGACAGTCAGTGGCTTAGCTTGCAGCATTGTTCCTTGATTAGCTCATAGTATGGGCAGGTTGAGTGTACCTGATTGGTTGCATACATTAGGAAAGCTGGCACTCCCTGGCAACTACAGCCCAGCAGGGAGGTTAAGTTTTAACTCTCTGGGCCCAGGATTAATTCATCCACTTAGTATGGAAAATACCCTGTTCTAGAGGTTAGCAGTAAACATAGGAGATACAAGCATTCCCCTGTGCAGCCTGTgatgcagagaaggaaggaaacaatggCAGAGCAACACTTGAGTTCAGGCCTTGGAGTTGTTTTATCCAAGGTGTATCCACTCACCCCCAGTTCTCCCCGCTAATGATGCCCTTGTTTGGTGGGAAGGAAATCAGATGTTCCAACAGTCATAGGGCAAAatataccacatgtgtgtgtatgtatagaaaTGATTCATTTTAGAGGAAAGTAAAATGGGAAATAGGTGATCCAAAACTCCATAGGCCTAGTTCACATGAAGTCAGGCACGAATGGTCAACCAGGGGTTAGCACTACTAAAACATCTTGTTGGGGTGGGCTCTGCCCCTCTGCAGAACTAGGAATACTTGTCTTGAAGATCCTACCCCtattctttattcatttccttatGATGATTGTCCTATGTGGCTCCACTACACTAATTCCCAAATTAATGGTCTATTTAAAGAGCCTTTCCAGTATTCTCTAGGGTTTAATAGGCCCTTGGCTTCCAGTTGAATGCATTGTGCCATATGGGTACAATGGCAAGGCAGATGGGGGCACATGGAATATCTTCCTTGACAGAGCCCACAGACTACATCCAGCACCTGGGCTCAGCACTAGCCAACCTGAGCCCCTGCTCCATCCCACACAGGATCTACCGCCAGGCCCACAGCCTGCTCTGCAGCTTTCTGCCATGGTCCAGCATTTCCACCAAAAGTGGCATAGAGTACAGCCGTACCATGTAATGCCACTGGGGCAGCCTCCACCAGGCCTCTGTCCTCAGCACTTTGTGGAGCctgttttcctgtctgtctgactTTTGCTGTCCTTTTCGAGGAGCTGGTGGCCACCTGCCGGCCCATCAGCCTGCCCCAGCTGCAGGCCCGGTGCTATGCTGGCTCAGGAGCAGAATATATACTGGTCATCAACAGGTAGGAACAGGTAGGACCTGGGGGTCTGATGCTTGCAGCAACAAGAAGTCTCTAGGCAGGGTACCCGTGAACAGTTCATAGGGGGTCCAGAAGCTTTTTGAAGAGCAAGGGACCAGAGATCTCAAACCACTTGCCAGAACTCCTTGGgctttgtgtgttcatgtacatatgcatacacatgtgtacatttgtgGAGCATAGAGTTCAACATTGtgtattttcttcagttattccttaattttgagacagggtttctcttttttgtttttcgagacaggatttctctgtgtagccctggctgtcctggaactcactttgtagaccaggctagcctcgaactcggaaatccacctgcctctgcctcctgagtgctgggattaaaggcgtgcgccaccacgcccggcatgagacagggtttctcatggAACTTGTAGCTCATTGATTTAACTGGACCAAGTAGTGAAgcctcagagatcctcttgtctctgtctccccaactGCAAACCAGGTTTTTTGTACGGGTTCATTTTTGTATAGCAATCATTTTTCCAAccaagcaatctctccagcccgagtggctttttttttttttttaatgtttttaaatatcttgAGAATttgagggcattggatcctctagTACTAGAGGAGCAGGCAGTTGTGCCATGTATATGCAGAGAATTTGACCCATGTCTTTTGGAAAGAGCAACAAATGGTCGTAACCAGTGAGCCACCTCCCAAGGCCCTGAACaaagttgtttctttcctttcttgttttttgttaaaATGATGGATTTACACGATTCGAATATTGGAAAGTTACAGGAAGATCAAGTAACTCCTACTCGGGGCTCCAGTTACTCAGCTTCACTTTACAAGAGGCACCAAGTGATCTGTGGTCCATGTCTGCCACTCTGACACCAGTACTGTCACCAGTGCATCTCCATGTGGCATTCTCCAAAGTCCTGCATGGACTTTCCATGCTGACAACTTTTACAGGAAGATAAGATTCTGCTTTGATGCAACCATTTTGGTTGCTGAGAGCTGGGATCCCAGGCCGAG encodes:
- the Naa60 gene encoding N-alpha-acetyltransferase 60 encodes the protein MTEVVPSSALSEVSLRLLCHDDIDTVKHLCGDWFPIEYPDSWYRDITSNKKFFSLAATYRGAIVGMIVAEIKNRTKIHKEDGDILASSFSVDTQVAYILSLGVVKEFRKHGIGSLLLESLKDHISTTAQDHCKAIYLHVLTTNNTAINFYENRDFRQHHYLPYYYSIRGVLKDGFTYVLYINGGHPPWTILDYIQHLGSALANLSPCSIPHRIYRQAHSLLCSFLPWSSISTKSGIEYSRTM